GACTGGTTGCAGTGGATACGAGCTGCTGTTAATAGACTCCAATGGTAGTGCCTCCTCGGAAAGCTCTGTCAGAGAGTCCCGTCCTTTGCCCAACCCTTTTCAAATCGCTACTTCCAATATCTGAAAAGGTTCTGCGTCGGGTACCAAACCTTTCCTGATATCTTCGTAGATTTCTATTAGATTGTCTCTCAATTCCGGCAAAGTCTTTCCCTGGCTTTCATAGTCGGGATATTCTTGGATATGTCCCACAAACCATCCTTTTTCTTCTCTATATAGAATATTTATCTTCATAGATTTCGCCCTCGCATGGTCATGCTACGATGGAAGCGTCTCCTGCCCTCCATATTTAGGGTACCTCACCATCCGTCCTTCGTCAATCAGAATGCCTTCGTTGGTCCCCATTTCCTGAAGCCGGGCCTTGAGCATTGGCTGCCCCAAGCGTCGCCGAGCGCTTCGTTTTCGCCATGGATCGAGCGGTAGAAAGCTGAAACGTCAAAGGCTCCTCCCTGGAAAGCTCTGTCAGAAAAAGCCATCCGCAGACTTGGATAGATCGGCTTTTGTCTCGATTGCAGAGTGCAGATCAGGAATTCTGTTTCGTAGAGTTGCTGAATCTCCTCTGCTCCTTGGAAATGACCCTTATGAAACGAACTCAGGCAGCGTCAGGTCCGCTCGTTCTCGGTCGAAGCGATTGATCGGCTGCTCACCATCTGACAAATAATTCTATGGCGCATTTGCTTGTCAATTCCCCTACTATTTGAATGGGTCATAACCCGGTTTCTTGTATAGCTTCTCCGGTTTGTTAAGAATATCCGGTTTGTAGACCTTGTCTGCCCAATCCTCCGGCTTGATCTCTTCTATAGCTACTGAAACCGATTCTTCTCCGCACTTCATAATGGCGACAACGGGGGTTGAGGTCTCTCTCTGAAGTATAGACCTGATCAAAAGAAGTACGCATGAGAGGAGGAAGTTTTGCGTTGAAGCAAGGAAAAGAGAATAGTTCAATCACGAGCTACCGTGACGCTATGCTCAAGGGCGCTACCGTCCTTCGGCGAGTATCGTCACGAGGGCACGTCGTGCGGATTCCAATTCCACAGACTCAAGCAGTGTCACATTTCCGTTTTGATCGATCGTCGCTTCAATGATCTGGACTCTATTTGCAGCTCCGCGACCATGATCCTCGTTTCCCTTCTGAACCTTTCTTTCGCCTTCACCATCGTGGTCTTCTTTCACCCGACTCGCTTTCCAAATCCCCTTTTGGTCAGGAGATACGATCTTACGATCTGCCGCGTTGATGGCGACCACCCGCCTGAGCTGATAATCGCGCTCTGCAATAGCAAGGAGTTTTGCCTCCTCTTCACCATACTGCGCTACCGAGAACTTGCGTTGACGGGTGACACCGTGCTCATTGGTCCATGCTGCAATCCAGTACACACGAACGTTTCCAGTATTGGGATTGGCTTTGATCTCATATCGGTGAACACCGGGAATGCCGGATTTGTTGTTTTTTCGGAGGCGGGTACGAATCCAGATCTGATGATCAAAAGGCTTGTCGCGGGCAAGAAAGGAATCTCGGTACTCGACTGCAGCTTTCAATGCTTTTTGCTTCCCACCATAAATGCCATCGGAGAAGCGCTTGACGATGACTGCTCCTTTCCGCTGCATTGTGACAATCCACCCGTGGTCTCCCTTGTGGTCGTGATCTACGCGCGTGATGTTACGAGGAGGATTCTTGGCGGAGAGACGGGTCATGATGAATTGCTTTTCCCAAAGGGGCCGGGAGAGGGCCTTGAGTCCAGATCTTGATAGATCACTTTATATCTGGGATATTTTGATTTACCTAATCTTGTGTTGGTTGTCTTGGCAGTCCCAAGGGGTTTCGAACCCCTGTCTCCGCCGTGAGAGGGCGGTGTCCTAGGCCTCTAGACGATGGGACCGTAAGGAATATGAAATATCAGCATGGGACTCTTTTGTCAAGATTCTGTTCGAGACTCGAGCAATCGAGAGCACTGCCGGCATAACGGAAGGCCATGGGGAAAGGCAATTATCTGATTCGGAGCTTCATGTCATGCCGAGCCTCTTCATTTTTCTCCAAAGAGTCGTTTTGTCAATTCCCAGTTCACGTGCGGTGGCTGCTTTGTTTCCGTTTTGTCTTTGGAGTGTGTCTTGAATCATTCGGGCTTCTATACTCGCCAAAGTCAGGCCCGGCGGAAGTCCTTCTCTTGCTCCTGCGCTCTCCTGGAAATGGGGCGGCAAATGCCCCAATTCAATCACTCCCCCTCTGCATAATATAAAAGCGTGTTCGATCGCATTCTGCAATTCACGTATATTTCCAGGCCAGTTATAGCTCATGAAAGCCGCCATGGCTCCGGATGAGATTCCTGCAACATCTTTACCCCGTAGCAAATTGAGTCGGTGGATGAAATGCTCCACCAAAATCGGGATATCCTCTTTGCGATCCCGAAGTGGAGGGAGTGAAATCTTGAAGACCTGAATTCTATAATACAAATCTTCTCTGAATTTGTTGTCAGTCACCATTGTCTGTAAATCTCTGTTCGTAGCGGCAAGGACCCGAACATTCGTGGATCGCGTTTCAGTTCCTCCGAGAGGTTCAAACTTCCGTTCCTGCAACACTCGCAAGAGTCGAACCTGCAATGCAGGACTTACATCACCAATCTCGTCAAGAAAGATAGTTCCGCCATCTGCCTGGGCAAAACGGCCCGGTTTGTCTCGTTTTGCGTCTGTAAAAGCCCCTGCCTTGTACCCGAACAGCTCGGATTCCAGAAGAGCGTCCGGAATCGCACCACAATTGACTGTCACCATTTCACTGTCCCGGCGACCCGACAAATTGTGGATTGCCTTTGCCATCAACTCCTTTCCCGTTCCACTTTCTCCCTCTATGAGTATGGTGCTATCGCTCATTGCAACATCCGGTAGTATCGCAAATAAATCATGCATCTTGCGGCTGCAAGAAATGATATCTTCAAATGTATACGATTTTTCTACCTCTTTCCTGAGGGCTTCCACCATGCTCAAGTCACGAAATGTCTCCACACCCCCGAGAATATGGCCCTGATCGTCTTTAAGCACAGCCGTACTGATGCTGATGGGTATGCGGTTGCCATCCGCACGCAGGATGAAAACGGCCTGGTTCACTACCGGTGTTCCCGTGAGGATAGTTTGTTTCAAGGCACATTGACCTTCACAGATCTCTGCGCGAAAGACCTCGCAACATGGTTTGCCAATGGCTTCTTCAACCGGAACTCCCGTAATCTCGTGAGCTGCCCTGTTGAAGTACGTAACCGTGAAGTGCTCGTCCACCGTGAATACGCCATCGGCAACAGAGTCCAGGATCATCTTGGTTTCCCTGGGGCTGAGTTCTTTTTCGATGTGCACCATTTCATCTCCGCACGTGTTTTCTGCAATATGCAATGATGGTAGCCATACTATTTGCAAAATGCAACCCTTTCCCGGCCCGCAAGATGTGTAGATATTTGTATTCCTCAATGAAAGTAATGAGATGCGTTCAAGCGAATTGCTGGCACGACATTTGAATAAAAGGTGGCAGGTGAATGTTATGAGACTAGCCATTCCAGAACATA
The sequence above is a segment of the Desulfomonile tiedjei DSM 6799 genome. Coding sequences within it:
- a CDS encoding type II toxin-antitoxin system HicB family antitoxin — protein: MKINILYREEKGWFVGHIQEYPDYESQGKTLPELRDNLIEIYEDIRKGLVPDAEPFQILEVAI
- a CDS encoding sigma-54 interaction domain-containing protein — its product is MVHIEKELSPRETKMILDSVADGVFTVDEHFTVTYFNRAAHEITGVPVEEAIGKPCCEVFRAEICEGQCALKQTILTGTPVVNQAVFILRADGNRIPISISTAVLKDDQGHILGGVETFRDLSMVEALRKEVEKSYTFEDIISCSRKMHDLFAILPDVAMSDSTILIEGESGTGKELMAKAIHNLSGRRDSEMVTVNCGAIPDALLESELFGYKAGAFTDAKRDKPGRFAQADGGTIFLDEIGDVSPALQVRLLRVLQERKFEPLGGTETRSTNVRVLAATNRDLQTMVTDNKFREDLYYRIQVFKISLPPLRDRKEDIPILVEHFIHRLNLLRGKDVAGISSGAMAAFMSYNWPGNIRELQNAIEHAFILCRGGVIELGHLPPHFQESAGAREGLPPGLTLASIEARMIQDTLQRQNGNKAATARELGIDKTTLWRKMKRLGMT
- a CDS encoding AP2 domain-containing protein codes for the protein MTRLSAKNPPRNITRVDHDHKGDHGWIVTMQRKGAVIVKRFSDGIYGGKQKALKAAVEYRDSFLARDKPFDHQIWIRTRLRKNNKSGIPGVHRYEIKANPNTGNVRVYWIAAWTNEHGVTRQRKFSVAQYGEEEAKLLAIAERDYQLRRVVAINAADRKIVSPDQKGIWKASRVKEDHDGEGERKVQKGNEDHGRGAANRVQIIEATIDQNGNVTLLESVELESARRALVTILAEGR